One Rhodothermus bifroesti DNA window includes the following coding sequences:
- the bcp gene encoding thioredoxin-dependent thiol peroxidase, producing MPEVGQRAPDFEGIDQHGRRIRLRDFLGKKVALYFYPKDDTPGCTKQACSLRDGYARLQAAGIVVLGVSADDASSHRRFAEKYGLPFSLIADPEANICRAYGVWGERTLYGRKFMGIQRTTFLIDEAGLVYAIIRRPKVAQHVDEVLQGFGLQ from the coding sequence ATGCCCGAAGTGGGTCAGAGGGCTCCGGATTTTGAAGGGATTGACCAGCATGGTCGGAGGATTCGGTTACGTGATTTTCTAGGCAAAAAAGTAGCCCTGTACTTTTATCCAAAAGACGACACCCCAGGTTGTACCAAGCAGGCCTGCAGTTTGCGTGACGGATATGCAAGGCTACAAGCGGCTGGCATTGTGGTACTGGGCGTGTCGGCGGATGATGCCAGCAGCCACCGGCGTTTTGCAGAGAAGTACGGGTTGCCTTTCTCGCTTATTGCAGATCCAGAGGCAAACATCTGTCGGGCTTATGGGGTTTGGGGAGAACGCACGCTGTATGGCCGTAAGTTTATGGGCATCCAGCGTACCACGTTTTTGATCGATGAGGCCGGTCTCGTTTACGCCATTATTCGTAGGCCTAAAGTAGCCCAACATGTCGACGAAGTCCTGCAGGGTTTTGGACTTCAATGA
- a CDS encoding T9SS type A sorting domain-containing protein has protein sequence MHRWLRLWIGLWGLSFGAVPVLFAQEAIPLANPSFEQAPDGSTPCVRETDWERIPGWNMDAPAEDSGVSENTNATDGTCAAWLASRDPAIWQLTDYVIQENDVLTLYVDLRNSWMAWLVQIAIIYEFNGERRVAAADTVEVFDVMDTYSVSFTASELPEAIGHRVGVAIDNIDSDPNTFVEIDNVRLFRSTATASETVVGRPEGLVLEAGYPNPFGRQTTLAIALSRPTRVHLAVYALTGQEVARLVDGLLPAGRHEVVWRPGRLSAGVYLVRLEADGAVLSRLVSYRP, from the coding sequence ATGCATCGATGGTTACGTCTATGGATTGGCCTATGGGGTTTGAGCTTTGGGGCGGTGCCGGTGCTTTTTGCACAGGAAGCGATTCCACTTGCGAATCCCAGTTTTGAGCAGGCTCCTGATGGCAGCACGCCGTGTGTGCGGGAAACGGACTGGGAGCGGATCCCAGGTTGGAATATGGATGCGCCTGCAGAGGACTCAGGGGTGTCCGAGAATACAAATGCTACGGATGGCACGTGTGCGGCCTGGCTAGCTAGTCGAGATCCGGCGATCTGGCAGCTCACAGATTACGTGATTCAAGAAAATGACGTCCTTACGCTTTATGTCGATCTACGCAATAGCTGGATGGCCTGGCTGGTTCAAATTGCCATTATTTATGAGTTCAATGGTGAGCGCCGGGTTGCTGCAGCCGATACGGTTGAGGTTTTCGATGTGATGGATACATATTCGGTTTCTTTTACAGCCAGCGAGCTTCCGGAGGCAATTGGTCACCGCGTTGGCGTTGCCATTGATAACATCGACAGTGACCCGAATACGTTTGTAGAGATTGATAACGTTCGGCTTTTCCGCTCAACGGCTACGGCCAGCGAAACTGTAGTTGGGCGACCGGAGGGATTGGTGCTTGAAGCTGGCTATCCCAATCCTTTTGGACGGCAGACCACCCTAGCGATCGCCTTGTCCCGTCCTACGCGTGTGCACTTGGCGGTATATGCTTTAACTGGCCAAGAAGTCGCGCGTTTGGTAGACGGCCTGCTTCCTGCCGGTAGGCATGAAGTTGTTTGGCGTCCGGGGCGGCTTTCAGCTGGGGTGTATCTGGTGCGTTTGGAGGCCGATGGGGCCGTGCTCTCGCGTTTAGTGAGCTACAGGCCTTGA
- a CDS encoding SusC/RagA family TonB-linked outer membrane protein yields the protein MIRYRLLLLRRMFLGLLMGWGLWIVYPPLSVYAQLTVSGRVTSAEDGQGLPGVNVVVSGTTVGTATDLDGRYVLVVPSPNDTLVFSFVGFETAVVPVAGRTVIHVELRPAVILGEEVVVIGYGTLRQREVGGAVTTVNAEELNPIATLSVNQMVQGKVPGLDLRVRTTQPGGGVSVNVRGAISPRGNNTPLYVIDGVPITEYRQSDPGLYDRDLGFYGGVDRDPLAFLNPSDIESITVLKDASAAAIYGSAAANGVVLITTKSGRAGAVRVDYRGSYTAQRMQDYFPLLNARQFMEEQRRLSYDRYLYENQLPPYGSRNPNSVPPYTPLFSDTDILNAGRGTDWIDLISENGQVIEHNIAVRGGSPNTQFYTSFNLQLNDAVLKNSNLNRYSLRLNVDQNLSSGVRLRLRTQATRLEGNNASTGANAGGPEKFNMIQNAMTFAPTVPIYDENGNFTKSYYRIQMNPAAFLIIDDDSRVTSLFAAPTLEVNLTDQLQLNVVGQYQEETTLRGFYLPRTADHDVLPEGMAQKSTNSVQNYSAESYLTYTGSVGPGVLTAVAGAGYYRGGTEGSFMQGVGFFTDAFGYNNIGVSSDKLRSIMNSWKSARTKLSQFARINYALQDRYVLTLVARRDGSSIFSENHKWGFFPGVSFAWLLSDEPFLRNVASLSQLKLRLSYGEAGNESVLSGNTLQLYTTGYPFVIGSTEYNGVAVSQVANPNLKWETVQTFNVGLDFGLWRYRVRGSLDVFVKTARDLLDFNPLPVNNPVGRLADNVGSTRSRGFELALHTENLSSSQLRWNTDLTLAYYKSYWVERNPRVPLPPYIGEHDPLDALYGWQTAGIIRKPEDRPAYMPNANLGNLIFVDQNNDGVLNEQDVVLLGNTTPRWQLGLNNTISLGNFDVNVFVYGYLGFKRYNNFAPSVDAISQVTTPMNTTIYARDIWSTTKPEGTRPGVAANPYATNNPTGNTDFDLHDASFLRLKSITLGYTIPSRWLGGVASSVRQARLFIDVQNLGVLTNYPGFDPEYTEPNPYPKYTSITVGLELGF from the coding sequence ATGATCCGTTATCGATTGCTGCTGTTGCGCCGTATGTTTTTGGGGCTGCTGATGGGGTGGGGGCTCTGGATCGTGTATCCCCCCTTGTCGGTCTATGCCCAGCTTACGGTTTCTGGCCGGGTGACGTCGGCTGAAGATGGACAAGGGTTACCCGGCGTCAATGTGGTAGTTTCAGGCACCACTGTGGGTACGGCTACGGATTTGGATGGCCGCTATGTGCTCGTAGTGCCTTCGCCAAACGATACCCTGGTCTTTTCGTTTGTGGGCTTTGAGACAGCGGTTGTCCCTGTAGCCGGCCGTACAGTGATTCATGTCGAGCTGCGGCCTGCCGTGATTCTTGGCGAAGAGGTGGTCGTGATTGGCTATGGAACGCTCCGGCAGCGCGAAGTGGGCGGTGCAGTAACCACGGTCAATGCCGAAGAGCTTAACCCTATCGCCACGCTCTCTGTCAACCAAATGGTGCAAGGCAAGGTGCCGGGCTTAGACCTGCGGGTGCGGACAACGCAACCTGGGGGTGGGGTTTCTGTCAACGTGCGCGGGGCGATCTCGCCGCGAGGCAACAATACGCCGCTCTATGTGATCGATGGTGTGCCGATTACCGAGTATCGGCAGTCAGACCCTGGGCTTTATGACCGCGACCTAGGGTTCTACGGAGGTGTAGATCGGGATCCCCTGGCCTTTCTGAATCCGTCGGATATTGAATCGATTACTGTGCTTAAGGACGCCAGTGCTGCAGCAATCTACGGCTCGGCGGCTGCTAACGGTGTGGTCTTAATCACGACCAAGTCTGGTCGTGCAGGGGCTGTACGGGTAGATTATCGCGGCAGCTATACAGCCCAGCGCATGCAAGATTATTTTCCCCTTCTCAATGCACGTCAGTTCATGGAGGAGCAGCGGCGGCTTTCGTACGACCGCTACTTGTATGAAAATCAGCTACCGCCTTACGGTTCGCGTAATCCCAACAGTGTCCCACCATATACGCCGCTTTTCTCGGATACGGATATCCTAAATGCAGGCCGTGGGACCGACTGGATCGATTTGATTTCAGAAAACGGTCAGGTCATCGAACACAACATTGCAGTGCGGGGCGGATCGCCCAATACGCAGTTTTATACCTCGTTTAACTTGCAGCTGAATGATGCTGTCCTCAAAAATTCGAACTTAAACCGCTACAGCTTGCGGCTGAACGTTGACCAAAACCTGTCTTCAGGCGTCCGCCTCAGGTTGCGTACGCAGGCCACGCGCTTGGAAGGTAACAATGCGTCGACAGGTGCGAATGCCGGGGGGCCAGAAAAGTTTAATATGATTCAAAATGCCATGACGTTTGCCCCTACGGTGCCTATTTACGACGAAAACGGCAATTTTACCAAGTCTTACTATCGCATTCAAATGAACCCGGCGGCCTTCCTGATCATCGACGACGATAGCCGGGTAACGTCTCTGTTTGCTGCACCGACCCTGGAAGTTAACCTGACAGACCAGTTGCAGCTGAATGTCGTTGGGCAGTACCAGGAAGAGACTACCTTGCGTGGATTTTATCTGCCGCGCACGGCTGATCATGACGTGTTGCCTGAAGGCATGGCGCAAAAAAGTACCAATAGCGTGCAAAACTACAGCGCCGAGTCCTACCTCACGTATACCGGCTCAGTTGGTCCTGGCGTATTGACAGCTGTTGCTGGTGCAGGCTACTACCGGGGAGGTACCGAGGGCAGTTTTATGCAGGGGGTTGGATTCTTTACAGATGCCTTCGGTTACAATAACATTGGTGTAAGCAGCGATAAGCTGCGCAGCATCATGAACTCTTGGAAGAGTGCGCGCACCAAGCTCTCGCAATTTGCCCGGATCAACTATGCCCTGCAGGATCGCTATGTGCTGACGTTGGTTGCGCGTCGGGATGGATCGAGCATCTTCTCGGAAAACCACAAGTGGGGCTTTTTCCCTGGCGTATCGTTTGCTTGGCTGCTTTCGGACGAGCCGTTCCTGCGCAACGTAGCGAGCCTCTCGCAGCTTAAGTTACGCTTAAGCTATGGTGAGGCCGGAAACGAAAGTGTACTCAGCGGCAACACCCTGCAGCTCTACACCACGGGCTATCCGTTTGTCATTGGTTCTACAGAATACAACGGCGTAGCCGTTTCTCAGGTCGCTAACCCTAACCTTAAATGGGAGACCGTGCAAACCTTCAACGTAGGGTTGGACTTTGGGCTTTGGCGCTACCGCGTGCGCGGCTCACTGGATGTTTTTGTTAAGACGGCGCGAGACCTACTGGACTTTAACCCGCTGCCTGTAAATAACCCGGTAGGTCGCCTGGCCGATAACGTGGGATCTACGCGAAGCCGTGGCTTTGAATTGGCGCTGCATACGGAAAACTTGAGCAGCAGCCAGCTTCGCTGGAATACAGACCTTACGCTGGCTTACTACAAGAGCTACTGGGTAGAACGCAACCCACGCGTGCCGCTTCCGCCCTACATCGGCGAACATGATCCGCTGGATGCGCTCTACGGCTGGCAGACCGCAGGCATTATTCGAAAGCCAGAGGACCGTCCAGCCTACATGCCTAATGCGAATTTGGGCAACCTGATCTTTGTGGACCAAAACAACGATGGGGTGCTTAATGAGCAGGACGTGGTCTTGTTGGGCAACACCACGCCCCGTTGGCAGCTTGGTCTAAACAACACGATCTCCCTAGGAAATTTTGATGTCAACGTGTTTGTCTATGGCTACCTAGGCTTTAAGCGCTACAACAACTTTGCGCCCAGCGTAGACGCGATTTCGCAGGTGACTACCCCCATGAACACCACCATCTACGCGCGGGACATTTGGTCAACCACAAAGCCTGAAGGGACCCGCCCAGGTGTAGCTGCAAACCCCTATGCCACGAATAATCCCACAGGGAATACCGATTTTGACTTGCACGATGCTAGTTTCCTGCGCCTAAAAAGCATTACCCTGGGCTATACGATCCCGTCGCGTTGGCTAGGTGGCGTGGCTTCGTCAGTGCGTCAGGCACGACTCTTTATAGACGTGCAAAACCTGGGTGTGCTCACCAACTATCCAGGGTTTGATCCAGAATATACCGAGCCCAACCCGTATCCTAAGTACACCAGTATTACGGTTGGACTGGAGCTAGGGTTTTAA
- a CDS encoding RagB/SusD family nutrient uptake outer membrane protein — protein sequence MKCQRFVRIACAVAWLGLAGGMLLGCSDLLEPEVYSELTPQTFFSSEADFNSAVIAIYNAFSTDWGNLDQGDGQWYAALYNHDRKTYWARSEITTDEYATGWDPTFTTFAWGPATFSGVEASDYMKIRYVARATDVIDKIQKSSANVPEHIKARYIAETKVLRAWLMYILYDFFGPVNVKLDPATLYSTEITPRPSKEEYVAAIERDLQEAIPHLPDKYNNDPANWGRVSKGVARMLLLRLYMHEKRWAEAENVAREIMNMGYTLMPDYTQICEERNPELIYAVPADASSPNWYWMEILPNDFASAQVGDRTITGPQGWGGFWMPWSFYDQFEENDKRRQTLLSSYTNIRGTVVTRQRMRGAIPLKCIGNLGTSAGAEIDWPVFRYAEVLLSLAEAINEQRGPAEALQYVNMVRQRAGLAPWTTAEITSREQLRDSLLVERGRELYSEGVRRQDLIRHGKFVEYARLRGINAQPHHVLFPIPLFVIEQGGGVVEQNPGY from the coding sequence ATGAAATGCCAACGTTTTGTCCGTATAGCATGCGCTGTAGCCTGGCTGGGTCTAGCAGGGGGGATGCTACTGGGGTGCTCTGATTTGCTTGAGCCCGAAGTCTACAGCGAGCTCACGCCCCAAACCTTCTTCTCCTCAGAGGCCGATTTTAATAGCGCCGTTATTGCAATCTACAATGCGTTCTCTACAGACTGGGGTAATCTCGACCAGGGCGATGGTCAATGGTACGCGGCACTCTACAATCACGACCGCAAAACCTACTGGGCTCGTAGCGAAATTACCACCGATGAGTATGCTACGGGATGGGACCCTACGTTTACTACATTTGCCTGGGGGCCAGCAACATTTAGCGGTGTGGAGGCCTCAGACTACATGAAAATCCGCTACGTTGCTCGAGCAACCGATGTAATCGATAAAATTCAAAAGTCTTCGGCAAACGTTCCAGAGCACATTAAAGCCCGTTATATTGCCGAGACCAAGGTGCTTCGGGCATGGCTGATGTACATTCTCTACGACTTTTTTGGCCCTGTGAACGTTAAGCTTGATCCAGCAACGCTCTACAGCACCGAAATTACACCGCGACCTTCGAAGGAAGAATACGTGGCCGCGATCGAGCGGGATTTGCAAGAGGCCATTCCGCATCTGCCCGATAAGTATAATAACGATCCGGCCAACTGGGGGCGCGTCAGTAAAGGTGTTGCCCGCATGCTGCTTCTGCGGCTCTATATGCACGAAAAGCGCTGGGCTGAAGCAGAAAATGTGGCTCGAGAAATAATGAACATGGGCTATACGCTGATGCCCGACTACACGCAAATTTGTGAAGAGCGTAATCCTGAGCTCATCTATGCGGTTCCGGCCGACGCGTCGTCGCCTAACTGGTACTGGATGGAAATTCTACCCAACGACTTTGCTTCAGCTCAGGTAGGCGATCGAACGATTACCGGCCCCCAAGGATGGGGCGGCTTTTGGATGCCCTGGAGTTTCTATGATCAGTTTGAAGAGAATGACAAGCGACGCCAAACCCTTTTGAGTAGCTATACCAACATTCGCGGCACCGTCGTTACCCGTCAGCGCATGCGGGGGGCGATCCCGCTCAAGTGCATTGGCAACCTGGGGACCTCGGCCGGTGCAGAAATCGACTGGCCGGTTTTTCGCTATGCCGAAGTGCTGCTATCGCTGGCTGAAGCCATTAACGAGCAACGTGGGCCTGCTGAAGCGCTGCAGTATGTGAACATGGTGCGGCAACGGGCTGGACTGGCGCCGTGGACTACGGCTGAAATTACCTCCCGGGAGCAGTTGCGCGACTCACTGCTGGTGGAACGGGGCCGCGAGCTTTATAGCGAAGGCGTTCGTCGCCAGGACCTAATCCGCCACGGTAAGTTTGTCGAATACGCACGGCTTCGGGGTATCAACGCGCAACCGCACCACGTGCTTTTCCCCATCCCACTATTTGTCATTGAACAGGGCGGAGGGGTTGTCGAGCAGAATCCAGGATACTGA
- a CDS encoding glycosyl hydrolase 53 family protein — MGSRKISGVLGWMLLCLASTTRAQPFYFGHDLSYANQMEDCGAVFKENSVPKDVYQIFADHGTNLVRLRLWVEPSWQQALPQPSGVKPQYSDLDDVRQAIRRARTFGMQVLLALHYSDFWADPGRQVIPARWRAVAYNLNALKDSVYAYTYQVLATLDREGLLPEIVQIGNENNRGILIHAAMDANYNGTEPVSWDWARHAQLFNAAIQAVRDWGQIGSFMPKIALHYAGLNGARTHFQRLMNRGVRDFDIIGLSYYYAYHGGSIQQLESVVRDLKDSFPGYSVMILETAYPWTSRNFDALGNIITTPDPAYFPFSPETQLRYMVDLTRAVMKAGGLGVVFWEPAWVSTPCRTPWGQGSSHDHVAFFEPGTYNLMAHGGIGWTHRHWYADLLPTEHVAEPASLEFTVYPNPFRSTLTITYRLSQPQPVVLQVYNALGQEVTILLQEKQEAGVHRLTWKPASLPPGIYLLHLKTAQSKAVQVVARQP, encoded by the coding sequence ATGGGTAGCAGGAAAATCAGTGGCGTGCTCGGGTGGATGCTCCTATGCCTAGCCAGCACCACCCGAGCACAGCCATTTTATTTCGGGCATGACCTTTCTTACGCCAATCAAATGGAGGACTGCGGCGCTGTTTTTAAAGAAAACAGCGTGCCTAAAGACGTGTATCAAATTTTTGCCGATCACGGGACCAACCTAGTCCGACTACGGCTTTGGGTTGAGCCGTCTTGGCAACAGGCACTACCCCAACCCTCTGGCGTCAAGCCGCAGTACAGCGATCTGGACGACGTGCGCCAGGCCATCCGCCGCGCGCGCACGTTTGGCATGCAGGTGTTGTTGGCCTTGCACTACTCAGACTTTTGGGCCGACCCAGGACGCCAGGTCATCCCTGCGCGCTGGCGCGCGGTTGCTTACAACCTCAACGCCCTAAAAGACTCAGTCTATGCCTACACCTATCAGGTATTGGCAACGCTGGATCGCGAGGGTTTACTACCTGAAATCGTGCAAATCGGCAACGAAAACAATCGAGGCATCCTGATTCATGCCGCTATGGATGCCAACTATAATGGCACCGAACCGGTAAGCTGGGACTGGGCCCGCCATGCGCAGCTATTCAATGCAGCGATTCAAGCCGTGCGGGATTGGGGGCAAATAGGAAGTTTTATGCCCAAGATTGCGCTGCACTACGCAGGACTAAACGGCGCACGCACGCATTTCCAGCGCTTAATGAATCGCGGCGTAAGGGATTTCGACATCATAGGCCTCTCTTACTACTATGCCTATCATGGCGGTAGCATTCAACAACTGGAATCCGTAGTGCGTGATCTGAAAGATAGCTTCCCAGGCTATTCTGTGATGATTCTTGAGACTGCCTATCCCTGGACGTCACGCAATTTTGATGCGCTAGGCAATATTATCACCACGCCTGACCCCGCCTATTTCCCTTTTTCCCCAGAAACCCAGTTGCGGTATATGGTCGACCTGACGCGCGCCGTGATGAAAGCCGGCGGCCTTGGCGTGGTGTTTTGGGAGCCTGCATGGGTTTCCACCCCTTGCCGAACGCCTTGGGGGCAGGGCTCCTCCCATGATCACGTAGCCTTCTTTGAACCAGGCACCTACAACCTCATGGCGCATGGGGGTATTGGCTGGACCCATCGCCACTGGTATGCCGACTTGCTTCCAACAGAACATGTTGCAGAACCCGCATCGCTGGAGTTTACGGTTTACCCCAATCCTTTCCGTAGCACCTTAACAATTACATATCGTCTTTCTCAGCCGCAACCCGTCGTTTTACAGGTGTACAATGCATTAGGTCAGGAGGTAACGATACTGCTTCAAGAAAAACAAGAGGCCGGCGTGCATCGCTTAACCTGGAAGCCTGCTTCGCTCCCGCCAGGAATCTATCTGCTGCACCTAAAAACAGCGCAAAGTAAAGCCGTACAGGTGGTCGCACGCCAGCCCTAA
- the gatB gene encoding Asp-tRNA(Asn)/Glu-tRNA(Gln) amidotransferase subunit GatB, with amino-acid sequence MGYTTYEAVIGLEVHCQLLTASKAFSPESTQFGDPPNTNVDPISLGHPGTLPVLNARVVEYTLRMGLATHCKIAERSIFARKHYFYPDLPKGYQISQYETPICYDGYVEIDLEPEGDGQEPVRKRIGIIRIHMEEDAGKSLHDQDPYHSLLDFNRCGVPLIEIVSAPDIRSPREAALYMQKIRQIVRYLGISDGNMEEGSLRCDANVSVRPRGETKLGTKTEIKNLNSFRNVERALEYEIRRQIAILEQGGQVVQETRLWDAVRQETRPMRSKEEAHDYRYFPDPDLVPVVVTTDLLERIRSQMPEMPEVRRRRFVETLGLPAYDAGVLTEERGVADYYEATLAALVHLMPEGDRKTQAKAVSNFVMTEVLRVLNERQIGIEAFPIEPERLAALIRLRLEDRISSTGAQEIFNTMLADARKPEEIAEAQNLLQVSDESALIPIVEAVLAENPDKVQTYLNGKTGLMGFFIGQVMRRFEGAPDPKLVRRLLEARLEAARTS; translated from the coding sequence ATGGGATACACGACCTACGAAGCGGTTATTGGCCTAGAAGTGCATTGCCAACTGCTGACCGCATCCAAAGCGTTTAGTCCAGAGTCCACCCAGTTTGGCGATCCTCCCAACACGAACGTTGACCCCATCAGTCTAGGTCACCCAGGGACCCTTCCTGTGCTGAACGCGCGCGTGGTGGAGTACACGCTGCGCATGGGATTGGCTACGCATTGCAAAATTGCCGAGCGCTCCATCTTTGCCCGTAAGCACTACTTTTATCCAGATCTCCCTAAGGGCTACCAGATTTCTCAGTACGAGACGCCCATCTGCTATGATGGCTATGTCGAGATTGACCTGGAGCCAGAAGGGGACGGCCAGGAGCCCGTCCGCAAGCGCATTGGCATTATCCGCATCCACATGGAAGAAGACGCTGGTAAATCCCTGCACGACCAGGATCCCTATCATTCACTGTTGGACTTTAACCGCTGTGGCGTGCCGCTTATCGAGATTGTTTCGGCGCCCGATATCCGATCGCCTCGGGAAGCAGCCCTCTACATGCAGAAAATCCGGCAAATCGTGCGTTACCTGGGTATCTCCGACGGTAATATGGAAGAGGGCTCACTGCGCTGCGATGCAAATGTGTCTGTGCGCCCTCGAGGGGAGACAAAACTGGGCACGAAAACAGAAATTAAAAACCTTAACTCCTTCCGCAACGTGGAGCGGGCGCTTGAATACGAAATTCGGCGCCAGATCGCCATTCTAGAACAGGGAGGGCAGGTGGTTCAAGAAACTCGGCTTTGGGATGCTGTGCGTCAGGAAACGCGCCCGATGCGCAGCAAGGAAGAAGCACATGACTATCGCTACTTCCCAGATCCGGACCTGGTACCTGTGGTGGTAACCACCGATCTATTGGAACGCATCCGGTCCCAAATGCCTGAGATGCCCGAGGTCCGTCGCCGCCGTTTTGTCGAAACCTTAGGACTCCCGGCCTACGACGCGGGTGTGCTTACCGAAGAACGCGGTGTAGCTGACTATTATGAGGCTACGTTGGCTGCACTGGTCCACCTAATGCCGGAAGGCGATCGAAAAACGCAGGCAAAGGCCGTGTCGAACTTTGTGATGACTGAGGTGCTACGGGTGTTGAACGAGCGCCAAATTGGCATTGAGGCTTTCCCCATTGAGCCTGAACGGCTGGCTGCACTGATTCGACTCCGCCTGGAAGACCGCATCAGCTCTACCGGTGCGCAAGAGATCTTTAACACCATGCTTGCGGACGCGCGAAAGCCAGAGGAGATTGCCGAGGCCCAAAACCTGCTCCAAGTTTCTGACGAAAGCGCACTGATTCCCATCGTAGAGGCTGTGCTGGCCGAAAATCCCGACAAGGTGCAAACGTATCTTAACGGCAAAACCGGTCTGATGGGATTTTTTATTGGCCAGGTGATGCGGCGCTTTGAGGGCGCACCTGATCCTAAGCTGGTGCGCCGGTTGTTGGAAGCGCGTCTAGAAGCAGCCCGTACATCTTAA
- a CDS encoding TlpA family protein disulfide reductase, with the protein MVYRAGLIAGLLLGMLLLGCRSQSEEIAVWSVLEGQLTVAAEVDPTPDYRGFEVLVYRLTEGLPDTLGLAITDSTGRFVMHIRASRPGIYPLRISRRGTVLATGSLVVAPGDSAQLRAVFPLQNRRLLVRSRENAAWLAYQNAIALHNQDLLRGLQAELDSQATAQVLERTLTLLHSVETTYPGTLGAQWAAAEAVRLLAGWAPTQALVRFDSLPPTNPRYTEVVHVLRRELARREGQAASVRWLEAIKARMPTRALRTSLQAELVLAYMDSLQDEAARAALEEVARMAPDSAWQAWVTRVRYELDHLRPGMEAPFFVVTTLDGRTLTLDGLRGSYVLLEFFWPEDPVYLNELAYRNALAVAYRKLPLNVLALSLEPDTLVNEAFYERFPQTGQAAILPQGRQDPLVQRYGITALPARWLIGPDGRLIGRFEGPGALVQLQQALARLQPFPPS; encoded by the coding sequence ATGGTGTATCGCGCTGGTCTAATTGCCGGCCTGCTTTTGGGTATGCTGCTTCTGGGTTGCCGGTCCCAAAGTGAGGAAATAGCCGTCTGGAGTGTACTGGAAGGCCAGCTGACCGTGGCTGCAGAGGTGGACCCTACGCCCGACTATCGGGGCTTTGAGGTGCTGGTTTACCGACTTACAGAGGGTTTGCCCGATACGTTAGGGCTGGCTATAACCGATAGTACAGGGCGCTTTGTAATGCACATTCGTGCGTCGCGTCCGGGGATCTATCCTCTTCGGATCAGCCGGCGAGGCACAGTGCTGGCCACGGGCAGTCTGGTTGTTGCCCCTGGAGATTCGGCGCAGCTTCGGGCAGTCTTCCCACTCCAAAATAGGCGGCTCTTGGTGCGTTCTCGTGAGAATGCAGCTTGGCTGGCTTACCAGAATGCCATTGCCCTCCATAACCAGGACCTTTTACGTGGGTTGCAGGCTGAGCTGGATTCACAGGCCACAGCACAGGTGCTTGAGCGCACGTTAACCCTGCTCCATAGCGTGGAGACAACGTATCCGGGAACGTTAGGAGCGCAGTGGGCAGCTGCTGAAGCGGTGCGGTTGCTGGCTGGATGGGCGCCGACGCAGGCCTTGGTGCGGTTCGATAGCCTGCCGCCTACCAACCCGCGCTATACTGAGGTCGTACACGTGCTACGTCGTGAGCTAGCGCGACGCGAAGGACAAGCGGCCAGTGTGCGCTGGCTAGAAGCCATAAAAGCCCGCATGCCGACACGGGCTTTGCGGACTTCCCTCCAGGCTGAACTGGTACTGGCCTACATGGACAGCTTGCAAGATGAGGCGGCACGGGCAGCTTTAGAAGAAGTGGCCCGTATGGCCCCCGACAGCGCTTGGCAGGCGTGGGTGACCCGCGTGCGCTATGAGCTCGACCACCTGCGCCCTGGCATGGAAGCGCCATTCTTCGTCGTCACGACCCTAGATGGACGAACGCTTACGCTAGATGGCTTGCGGGGTAGTTATGTGCTGCTTGAATTCTTCTGGCCTGAAGACCCTGTATACCTCAATGAGCTGGCCTACCGGAACGCCCTGGCGGTGGCCTACCGAAAACTTCCCCTAAACGTGCTGGCGCTGTCGCTTGAACCCGATACGCTCGTCAACGAAGCTTTCTACGAGCGTTTCCCTCAGACTGGCCAGGCGGCTATTTTGCCCCAGGGGAGACAAGATCCTTTGGTACAACGGTATGGTATTACCGCCTTGCCTGCACGTTGGTTGATTGGCCCTGATGGCCGCCTTATTGGACGTTTTGAAGGGCCAGGAGCCCTGGTGCAGCTGCAGCAAGCACTGGCCCGATTGCAGCCTTTCCCACCCTCCTAA